The following are encoded together in the Thiobacillus sp. SCUT-2 genome:
- the rplS gene encoding 50S ribosomal protein L19, protein MNIIEQLEQEEIARLGKTVPDFAPGDTVIVQVKVKEGNRERLQAYEGVVIAKRNRGLNSGFTVRKISAGEGVERTFQTYSPLVASIEVKRRGDVRRAKLYYLRERSGKSARIKEKLPARKGAAAAAE, encoded by the coding sequence ATGAACATCATCGAGCAACTCGAACAGGAAGAAATCGCCCGTCTGGGCAAGACCGTCCCCGACTTCGCCCCGGGCGACACCGTCATCGTCCAGGTGAAGGTGAAGGAAGGCAACCGCGAGCGTCTGCAGGCCTACGAAGGCGTCGTCATCGCCAAGCGCAATCGCGGCCTCAACTCCGGCTTCACCGTGCGCAAGATCTCCGCCGGCGAAGGCGTCGAGCGCACCTTCCAGACCTACTCGCCGCTGGTCGCCAGCATCGAAGTCAAGCGTCGCGGTGACGTCCGCCGCGCCAAGCTGTACTACCTGCGCGAGCGCTCCGGCAAGTCCGCGCGCATCAAGGAAAAGCTGCCCGCCCGCAAGGGCGCAGCCGCGGCCGCCGAGTAA